A window of Pararge aegeria chromosome 27, ilParAegt1.1, whole genome shotgun sequence genomic DNA:
ATTTCATCCAACTTAATTTTTCAATCAgttgaaagtttataaaaaaatgtaccacattccaagaaaataaagaaattataagttatgTTGTTCATTGAATTATGATTATAAACCCACAGAATTCGATGGTTCGTAAAGGGTAAACATGTGCgagcccgtagcaaattcttgaTCTGCTCTGGGTGTgcatgtatgtgtgtgtgtgtgtctgtgtttcCTGAAAATTTTAACCAATTCAAACCTGAATATTTTGagaaaactcaaaaataaaaaattgaaaaacggTTTTTTTGGAATCACTTTCTAACGGCTTTATCGATCAACTCTAAAAACTAATCCGCTCTTAACCTTGAAAAACCacgtcaaaatcaaaatcggttgattCCTTCGTGAACCAAGAAAAGTGTGTTTTCGGATTTACTACGAAATTGAGGCTTAAAAAATCGTGTCGAACGCCGAAAATCGGTTGATTAATTCAAAGTTATTGCGATTTGAAAACTCAACaaatagtgttttatttaatctCTATCAGACTTTTCAGCTCGAAGAACTTAAAAGCATAAAGCAGCTATATCTCTGGGCTCTTGTTTGATTGTCTTGGACATTTTACGTTCAAACGTGAAACGTCAACTAAGACGTTTTTGTGGcatcaaaaatttcaaaatacccCATCTTGATAAGTTTCACTCAAAATATTACGCTCAGGTAGAGATGAGTGGgtttaaatatgcggggcccccTTTTGCGCGGGACCCGTAGCAATTTCTACTTTTGCCACGTGGTTAACCCGGCACTGGTGGTAAATCCGAAACTAACTACTAAAACACCAATGAAATAATCCTATGGCTGTGCGTTTGGATATAAATAGAGACTTCTACCACTTAACTCCTCTCGCAAGGAAACCCTCATGCCTAAACCATAACCTTCTCAAATAAGTGTGaatggactaaggcctaaagcctcattctgagagacccgtgccctgaagtcgGTAATAGATTTATAATGATGAAGACATAGACAAAAGTGCGTCTTATTAGCGCTCGGTTTTCGGTAAAGTTATTTAATGAAGTATGCAACTGACACATGTTAAATTGAAACAGCTGATCGAAGTCATCCAGACCCTTTCGACATGTGTTTTTAGAGCATAATGCTATGAATCCTGAAGAACGCACACAGATCCAACGCATCTTTACTGAGATAGCTTATAGTAATAAGAAGGCGATCGACTACCGTTTTCAAAGAATTTTTAAACACTTCGGTGACATTGCCAGAAGACGATTCTTGAGAAGATAGTGATCAATGGCAAAGTGGAATGAAAGGTAAGGAATCTGGACGACGTAACCTGATGGGCTGGTCGAATAAAGTCTGCAATACTCACGACCCCAAACTGCACGAAGGTACTGGTAACGCTCACCCATATggttaaaaaattatctttctcAAAAGAGCTAGATTTTCTGTgactcttaaatttttataggaTTTTCATATCTTAAAGGCCTAGAACCCACAACCAGAGCTGTGAagcaagttattaaaaaatctgttttcgTTTGACGTTTGTGAACTTTtttggctgtacggtgatataccttcgTCTTTTCCCACGGAAAACTAAAAATTGAAagaaaattgtgaaatttgTTCACGTAAAACTATGcgtacaataaatattgttatttacaactgatttaaatactttattattaaataaaagtgatTTAAAAGAGGTTTTCAGTGTTCCCGTCTTTCgtcaaactaaaaaccactgcgcaaacttttttgtaatatctacgtgaaataaaataagtgcATTTAAAAGACTGATTTTCTTTGcttttaataacaaaactaaGAATATGGATATGAATGTATGACAAGGTTAGTAATAATCAGTTCTTGCCCTAACATTAGTGAAGCCAGGAGTATTCTAGCTTTCTACTACTACGTACTTTAGCTCGAAATCGGATGCATAATGCCAGTATAAATAGTTGTATGGGACCTATTTACTTTAAGGTTTCCGTTAGGAATACTAGATGTAACCAAGCTTTTGTAGACCTTCAAGGCTAATTGCGGAGTCCTGTAGTACAACAAACCCTTCCATTTCACCCCATACGCCggtgaaatatatattatgaataatgaaCGTAATGTCGTAAGATTGGAATCCTGGACTACCTAAccaaccccccccccccccccccccccaaacaGCAGGTTTGTAAACGATTAGatcaaacaaaagaaatataactagAATTGAAATAGGCACATTGATGTTTGATAAAATATGGTCATATGTTTTCACAGCAAAACCTTACAAAGAAAGAGAGTTAGTGCCTATTAAGTTCTCAAAGAATCATTAATGCAAAAATTGGATAACAATGGAAATACAAGATGCTGTATTGGGAGATTTTCAAAATCTCAAGAAGAGTAACTACGAAACTAGGATACATTGTTCAAATACGGATGATTATATCCAAAAAGATAATACTGtaagtacatttaaaatataattttgtagctAAACTATGtcatatgttttaaatatgtaaaagtaGGACTTACAGCTTTACGCCAATTTCTAAAACATCACACTTCATTTCCAAGCTTCTGTACTAAAACATGCCCACCACTaactagaccaatgaggcatTTCCTGACCTGCGGGCATTGTCTCTTTCTTGTCATGTTGGATATGGATATTGGATATGCTGTCTTATTGGACTATGAGAGTAAGAAAACAGGAGTGCAGCTGTGTTCATTCCCGCACACTGGCACACTTCAATATCTCCTACATAATTGGAAAATCTCTGGAGAATCATACTGAActtcttcatcatatcaacccattaccggtccacggACATGACTTCCTCCCACACTGAGGAGGGGTTAAtgcagtagtccaccatgctggcccaatataaacgttatggagaactcagcatgcaggtttgctctgGAATGGTTTCCTTCACAGTTACATAGTTTTACATCATACTGATAGAAAgctttaattacttacttattatgtaattatttatatttattatgtaaatatacacttaaatattttgtgtatGAACATATTGCAACTTGAtggtttatttactttttggaACACACCTAAGCAACTATCTttagatggccgattggcgcagtttgcagcgaccctgctttctgagcccaagaccgtgggttcgattcccactactggaaaatgtttatgtgctgagcgtaaatatttttcagtgtctgggtgtttatatgcatattctaagtatttatgtatattactcataaaaatattcatcagtcatcttagttcccataacacaagctaagcttactttggggctctatggggtagtatattaatttaaaaaaaaaaaaaaattgtgttggTATGATCTTAAAATCTTATGCATAAATCAAATAGGTTTATAACCTATTTATTATGTGATTTACGTTTATGACATAAAAGCTGTTTATAACACCTAAAAACTGATGTGACTTGTGCTGTATTGTTTAACTTAATTCAgtctaaattaataataattttaatttaaataagtgtataaatgaaataaatattactgcAGCATTGCTATGTCCTTTTATACCAACCAAAGGGGTTGCAATGAAGATACTGCTATGTTACTATGTAGTAATAACCCAACGAAATTTTTACCCCCATCTAATCTtactattgtatttatattccCTTCCTGCAACACTGTTGCGCGAAGCATGGCACCTataccgcgttcattgtcgtcattcaatGCGCTCTTACACAGCAATACTCAATGGGATGTAGTCCATGATGGGtagacagcattgttccgtgaattgttgagatactctgaaaatattgaatgacctttacttcaaaATTTGCAGAGAATCACTacagtacactatattaatatcatatcttttctaatgtttaatgtcaacttacattcatttgtcttatagttatccattaATTATGTAGTAAGTGGCCcagccgtactaacaagatgtaaaataaatatttttggttgtaataaaagtgtaatatgttcattatattttttttattgtttatttttcagtcAACACAATCTAACAATCATAATGACCAAAACCTATTAAAGTTAGTCAGTGTAACATCGATACCCAGTCACTGCGATTTAtggcaaaaacaaaaacaggATAATAATTTGCAAGGACCCGAGAATGTAATAGATTTACATAAATATCCTAAGCAAGAAAGTGATTTAAAAGTAGAAATTGAATGCCATATCCATGATCAAAATGATGAACACAAAAATTTCCAACAATACACTCAACTTAATCAAACTTCATCAGACCCAATAACGCAACAGTGTATTGAAgtgaaaaatgaaattaaagaaGAACTGAATCCACCATGTGCCCTTAAAGTTAAAGACGAAGTTACCAGTGACCATGAAAATGATATCTGCaatgttaaaaataacactGAAGACAATTTGTCTTGTCAAAATGTCTTCGATTTTAACATAACAATTAAAGATgagtttacaaaaaatattgttcaaatTGAGCAATTTATTTCAGCTGATAAAATGGCAGTTAACAAGAAAGATCTGGGGAACAACTCACAGATTGATAATGCTGTGAAAGGTACAGAAAATGTTGATGGAACTGGACACAGAAAAGTTTATAGcaatcaaaagaaaaagaaaacattgaGTCCAATAACGAATACTGCGGTATCAAAAGATAAACTTACAGTTTTCAAGTGTGCTGTATGCGCAAAAGTATTCTTGGGCAATGATGCCTACAAGGAACATATGAAGAAACATTCAATAGTAAGTTGCATACAAAATCTGtagtcttagtacaagattaGCTTGCTTGCAATCGAGGAGTTGTTTTCACATATAAAACTCTATGTCATCAAATCAAAATGGGCCTTATGTCATTCAGTTAGAGTCGCAAATACTGTACttctatattttgttttattaacataatatcagagcagtttaaattaaaaaaaaaaatagttttctcttttattattttcttcttcttcttcttcttctttattatttaacatatatatctttttttttttttaatttttttttaccctacaagattgcccttgactgcaatctcacctggtagtaagtgatgatgccgtctaagatagtagcgggcttacctgtaacggagtatggtagtcatacccctaatatgtaacattataaattagaaagttTGTAGTCaaacggatttaaatgaaattttgtacacagaTAGTTTTTATCCTAGATTAACACATAGAATTTTTTAGACACAAACTGTTTATCTGGGATAATATGTTCCCAGGGGAACGGGAATTACGCGGTAAAACGTGGGGCACAGCTAGTTGAACATAAATTTTAACACAATGGTGAAAATGAACAAAGATGATGTTGAACAAAGTGATATTCTTATTGGtgaaaacgtacataactcagaaaagttagaggttgggattcgaactcggccccccgaaagtgaagttgaagtcctacccactgggctaagcTGTCACCGCTTCACTTCAATTGGGGCACACGAAGTCATCATccagttacaatttttttttttttaattcttgaaagttataaaaaagtttattatttatgtatattatatatatttttatacatagaattgcgatttcccgtctctcattgccttagtccaatagttaaggtagcctggatgagatcactgttagtgataaggccgccttttgcatataatttatgttaatgtaagtgttcctgtgtgtgtttcctttattatgcaataaagttgtttaaataaataaataaaataaataaagtttatttgtttttcagcAGGACCATCCTAGCAGTACAGGTCCATCAGGTGTTTTAGTTCTAAAAGTTGGTTGGTAACATTTAATAGTAAacattattactgtaaaattatttattgcaactatctttttttgggtttttaaaacatattattactttaaaattatattctatggCTTGTTTGGTTTGTGAAATTAACACACGCTGCAGGTTagaattttaatgaaagaatatttgacggccgagtggcgcagtgggcagcgaccctgcttactgggTCGAAggtcgtggattcgattcccacaactggaaaatgtttgtgtgattaacatcaatatttttcagtgtctgggtgtttatctgtatattataagtatttatgtgtttttatttaaaaaaaaaaatttatcagctatcttagtacccataacacaagctatgcttacgagtggcgcagtgggcagcgaccctgctttctgagtcgaacgtcttggattcgattcccacaaccggaaaatgtttgtgtgattaacatgaacatttttcagtgtctgggtgttaatctgtatattataagtatttatgtgtattttattaaaaaaaaaatacatcagctatcttagtacccacaacacaagctactcttactttgaggctagatggcgatgtgtgtattgtcgtagtatatttattttattttatttcgtttcagGTGATCCCCTGTTAAATAAATGCACAATAGTCAAAGTGAAACAAGTTAAGtcaaaattgaaaacaaaagaagaattttACGAGGAGATTTTGACAAGTTATTATGACAGAATCAAAGTGTGGAGCCAGAATGGAAACAATTGTGATGGTGCAAAGAACAAAAGTGATAGTGCTCAAAATACTGTTCAAACTGACTGTAAAACTGTTAACGTAGAAAATGTGAACGTTGAAAATGTTAATGTGGAACCACCCACAGTGGTTAaactaataaagaaaaagagGAGAATGAGACGTTCTCTAACCATGAGTGTCACATCTAAGAAGTGCGATGACAATTGTACAAATGATGAATCGTGTAAACAGTCACAATGCAAGAAAGTACAAAAACCCAACGCAAAACATAATATCAACTCATACTTTTCTTGTAACCAGTGCGATTACAAATGCAAATATAAGAAGGTACTAAGGAAGCATAAGTTAAAACACGTCCGAGTCAAAACCTACAGATGCCAATGGTGCGAGTACAAGTGCCTCAAGAAAACCCATTTGGATCAACATTTAAGTATCCACACGCAGACAAAGCCATACTCATGTAACTACTGTGAGTATGACTGCATTCAACGGAGTGATTTAGATTCACATATACGCACTCATATACGTGTAAAACCTTTCTCGTGTAACCTATGCGATTTTATTTGCACCCAGAGGGGTAATTTAGACGAACATATGAGACTACATACAGATATAAAACCGTATTCTTGTATTCTTTGTGACTATGTATGCGTTCAGAGGGCTCACTTAAATGACCATATAACGAAAATTCATAcaaatctttaataataataatatttattaaattgtgggtacataacaagaacacatttcattaaacagaccgttcacaatcgactgtcacagacagtgtgcaaatgtttataaaaataaaaaaataaaatattaacagcttaattgcttatttctgtcgccaagcaacGTTGCTGTGTTCTGGGCTGGATTTGGTAATTACAggcataaaattcaaaattcatttatttcatgaagGCCCAGTTTACAGGCATTTTTGAAAAaccaagtcagtctgtttgtagttgaGCCGTCACAAGACTTCTGGCAGATGtgatatacatatacaataagAGATACAAGGGTTACCTTTTTAATtcaatgatatacaattaacaTAAAGTCTAAATAAATTGGtgtacttactgtagcttcacaatatatttgcaataatatagtatttgtaagacaacatattagtctttataaacaaaaagtggatataaacagtcgacttacaagaaatggtcattaattagtgacatctgcatatcgtctgcaaaaggtacagaagtcatttgtgggattgagtatacgcttttataatatgattcctaaggtaattttggacctaccaatgcataagttaaaagaatgtgttaaaacacattcattacagcgaggttactatacaattgatgaatttcttaatgacaaggtttcttggaagcatccggctccgctttcatctctcacaagatagaaaaatgaatgttaaaatgtaaaatgtaatttttgatgttggaaaagagcaactgctgagtttcttgccggcttcttctcggtagaatctgccttccgaaccggtggtagagtcactacacacagacagacttgacgtttcaaaagtgcctacttgaaataaatgaattttgaattttaatttgaatttgaatttgctataatccacgatccgtgcattttttttttaaatattatttgcgggcttatatatatatatataagtgatcaccgccgcccataaacatctgcagcaccagaggagccaccgatgcgttgccggcttttgaggaatttttttatctgccccttgaataaccctagattgtaattttgaggaaacacatcacatgggagattgttccataatttgcaagtgcgcggtagaaatgatctggtatttcgaacagtggtagaataccaggcatccagatgatgagggtggaatttatttctacggcgtgaggtgcggtcagagaacagggaaggagggtaattgtaatttcttcaatctccacaccgaacagatcctCCAAATGCTTTCAAGAGAGAGTCAACAGCACCTGATGATGCTACGGTGTTGATGTGAAACACAAGTTGAGATGTCACGTCAGAAATATGCTCAagaatgtatattttttgcacTGTGAAGAACTacccttattattattagctgACTGTGAAATTGAACATTCAAttcattaaaagtaaatttttctcgattgtctcataatgtaaaccaactttagtttcttttaaaattaatgtgcaaaataataaaagcacacTGGACaaaatctcttttatttttttttaatttactaatttaacttcacttgtttttcttaataatttaaaaccatACTTCTCtgaaaattaatgaaagattttTTAGATTTAAGACAACAAAGAAATAATTGAGTGCATGCCGAAAAGGCACTATTTAAACGTTAAGTAGTGCCTTATACGGAACATGGGTATGTTCCGTTTAGGCTCACACTTTCtctaatatataaagatttgaatttttggttattgttattattattattgttttttttaattcttaatgttataccggatgtttggtgcatcgtgtgccaaatcgaatctgatgattggaggggtctttggctatctcttcagccctcgtaaaaaaatcttgcttaaacggttttttttatactgattttaaattgtttttttaaaaattgtaaaaattctacatttaaattttaataaaaaataaagttgttaagtattaattaattttctttttaatctttaatttgtaacgttttacgcttcttttgaaactagaattacacgccagcaacatctagtttttgttttacagccccgcaaagttttttttacgtaaaaaaataagcttgaacgtcaactttcggttttaataaaaaaaaaactaaaagtgatcatgttcttccaatttttttaaaacatctctggactgtcccctttctaatggtgtgcaatatgccatgaaaagtaattagtaacatcactaattttcaaattttctaaacttagtcacaattttctaatattcaacagatgaaagaaaaacaagtttttgcgtaaataaaactcacaagcaggtaaaatttttaaatttcgtaggttttacttgaaataaaaataatacattgcatttgaaacatttatttcataatttttacaaattctgctcaaattgttcacccctgtttcgaatgcaggcccgacatctttgacgtattgttacagttgtagtccgaagccgtatttcgttcttaattgtaccgaaggccgcttctatgcgttgtattagtacctccctcgttgggacttctgtggcgtatactagctctttggcacgtccccagacataaaaatctaacggagttaagtctggggaacgtggaggccatgcaataggcccatcgcgcccaatccacgaattggggaacacattatcgaggtattccctcacagttaaacgccaatgcgcgggacagccgtcattttgaaatactatgggcacatcttcattaaacacgggcacctcggccaataattccggcagatcattttgcaggaactctaaataattatcgccatttaagttatcaggcaggtagtgcggtccaattacctgattcccaatcactcctgcccaaacgttcacactaaaccgtctttgaaaagattgctgtcttttggcatgtgggttttgccgtttcggtgcccaatggtgtaaattgtgcaagttaagaatcccttctctggtaaatttggattcgtcagtccacagtattctttttaaaaaatcaggattatccacatctgtgtgtaacaaaaaccgacaaaagtgcattcgtctgtcaaagtcgccaccctcaagacctgcaacaaccaaaaatctttttaattccccttgagcagtaattaattgcactagaagattatggatacctgctaaacaaaggcaacgtcaaacaaaggttttaaattacgtaccttgaaccggagtctcgtggaatggatatttttcgttttgtcgaaggactttccacactttccatattgaaatatcaagttgtgccgccacatatctaatgcttcttgtgtcgtcttcctcaaaaagtgccagtattctctcgtccacttcaacattatgtcgcacaacatgtccccttggttcatgaaaattgacactcccagtctcgcgtaaacgtcggtatgtgtcttggaagactctgcggccaggtaatcgtcgaccaggaaagcgttcctggtaaagtcgttgcgctgcacgagcgacaccacgggctgcaccataaaccattatgatgtccgcatattcctcgttagagtatgtcgtcattgcaacaacaaaaaagtcaacaaagtttaacaataacaccaaaagtaaataaaacgtaacaaaaaacaacaaaacttaacgaaaactaaataaaagaatcgtggagtacagtaagctagcacacacgttaggcagcagaggcagtgatgtctcgactaaaaaataagatggccgccgtgtcgacgcgacgcggggcccgttcgcgattggttcaaacaggtttgcactatgcaagaaaggaatagaagatagatttcgcttcactagagtgaaaaaactatttttgcctgtttaaacgaacaacgggcgtataactttatgaaagagacagaaaatgtcatctgccttgtgaattgtgagtgt
This region includes:
- the LOC120635801 gene encoding zinc finger protein Xfin-like isoform X1, which gives rise to MEIQDAVLGDFQNLKKSNYETRIHCSNTDDYIQKDNTSTQSNNHNDQNLLKLVSVTSIPSHCDLWQKQKQDNNLQGPENVIDLHKYPKQESDLKVEIECHIHDQNDEHKNFQQYTQLNQTSSDPITQQCIEVKNEIKEELNPPCALKVKDEVTSDHENDICNVKNNTEDNLSCQNVFDFNITIKDEFTKNIVQIEQFISADKMAVNKKDLGNNSQIDNAVKGTENVDGTGHRKVYSNQKKKKTLSPITNTAVSKDKLTVFKCAVCAKVFLGNDAYKEHMKKHSIQDHPSSTGPSGVLVLKVGDPLLNKCTIVKVKQVKSKLKTKEEFYEEILTSYYDRIKVWSQNGNNCDGAKNKSDSAQNTVQTDCKTVNVENVNVENVNVEPPTVVKLIKKKRRMRRSLTMSVTSKKCDDNCTNDESCKQSQCKKVQKPNAKHNINSYFSCNQCDYKCKYKKVLRKHKLKHVRVKTYRCQWCEYKCLKKTHLDQHLSIHTQTKPYSCNYCEYDCIQRSDLDSHIRTHIRVKPFSCNLCDFICTQRGNLDEHMRLHTDIKPYSCILCDYVCVQRAHLNDHITKIHTNL
- the LOC120635801 gene encoding uncharacterized protein LOC120635801 isoform X2 translates to MEIQDAVLGDFQNLKKSNYETRIHCSNTDDYIQKDNTSTQSNNHNDQNLLKLVSVTSIPSHCDLWQKQKQDNNLQGPENVIDLHKYPKQESDLKVEIECHIHDQNDEHKNFQQYTQLNQTSSDPITQQCIEVKNEIKEELNPPCALKVKDEVTSDHENDICNVKNNTEDNLSCQNVFDFNITIKDEFTKNIVQIEQFISADKMAVNKKDLGNNSQIDNAVKGTENVDGTGHRKVYSNQKKKKTLSPITNTAVSKDKLTVFKCAVCAKVFLGNDAYKEHMKKHSIQDHPSSTGPSGVLVLKVGDPLLNKCTIVKVKQVKSKLKTKEEFYEEILTSYYDRIKVWSQNGNNCDGAKNKSDSAQNTVQTDCKTVNVENVNVENVNVEPPTVVKLIKKKRRMRRSLTMSVTSKKCDDNCTNDESCKQSQ